TCGCACCGTCGCCGATATCCATGCCGCCAAGGCGGAGAACAAGACCGGCATCATCATCGGCTGGCAGAACACGTCGCCGCTCGAGGACAAACTCGACTACGTGGAGATCTTCAAGGATCTCGGCGTCGGGATCATGCAGCTCACCTACAATACCCAGAACTATTCCGGTGCCGGTTATCTGGAGGAGGTCGACAGCGGCCTCACCGGTTTCGGCAAGGAAGTTCTGGCGGAGATGAACCGTGTCGGCGTGCTCTGCGACCTCAGTCACGTGGGCGACAAGACGACCGCGGACGTTATTGCGCAGTCGAAGAGCCCGGTCTGCATTTCCCACATCCTGCCGAGGGCACTGAAGGACGTGAAGCGCAACAAGCCGGACGAGCTCTTCGTGGCCTGTGCGCAAAAGGGTGGCATTATCGGTGTCAGCCTGTTCGCACCCGGCCTTGCCGCCGGCAATGATGCCACCGTCGAGGACTACCTCGATGCCATGGCCTATGTCATCGACCTGGTCGGCGAAGACCATGTCGGCGTCGGCACCGACTTTTCGCTCGATCGCCCACGTCCCGGCCCCTGGCTGCTCTGGGCCAACAAGGACAAGGGCACGGCCCGCACGCTCACCGAGTTCGGCTCGGTCAAGATTTCCAAGCCGAAGGGCATAGAGCGCATGACCGAGTTGCCGAACCTGACGACCCGCATGTTGGCCCGCGGCTGGAGCGAGGACCTGGTGCTGAAGCTGCTCGGAAAGAACTGGCTGCGTGTTCTCGGCAAGGCCTGGACGCCAGCCGCCTAGATGAAGCCGGAAGAAAACTGCAACGCGCCGAATAGTGGTTCGCGTTGGCGTGCTCAATGAATTGCAAGCCGATAACGGCAAGCCTTGTCTAAAACTGGAGAGACGGACATGACGACATGCATGGTGAATAGGATATCAGGGAATGCGGTTTCGCGGATCTTGCTCCGCGCCGGCGTGGCTGTCACCGGGCTGCTGGCGCTGCTGGGCGTGGCTCAGGCGCAGGACGCCCCCACCAAAGGTACGGTCAACATCGTCGGCTTTTCCGGCGTGTTCGCCGACAACTACCAGAAGTTCATCATCGAACCGTTCAAGGCCAAACATCCGGGCATCGACGTAACCTATCAGCAGAGCAAGAACTCTGCGGAGACGCTGGCGCTGTTGACCCTGCAGCGCGCCGATCCGAAGATCGACATCGCGCTAATCGACGTTGCCGTCGCCATCAAGGCCAGCAAGGACGGCATTTTCGCCAAGCTCGACCCCGCCAAGGTCAAGGTGCTCGACGAGATGCCCGCCTGGGCTCGTCTCGACGGTGACAAGGCCGTCGCGTTTTCGCAGGACAACCTGGCGATCCTCTACAATACCGATACCGTCAAGCAGCCGCCGACCAGCTGGAACGATCTGGCGGACCCCAAATACAAGGGTAAGATCGCCGCAAAGCTTGGCGATACCCGCGGTGTCATCCTGCTGCCGATTCTCGACAAGCTGGCGGGTGCCGACTACAAGCAGAGCATCGACCCCGCCCTCGGTCTCCTGAAGAAGATCGCACCGAACGTCTCGACCTGGGAGCCGGCTCCGGACTGCTATGCGGTGATCCAGAGCGGCGAAGTCGATCTCTCGATTTGCTGGAACGGCCGTGCGCAGTACCTGCACGACACACAGGGCGGCAAGATCGGCGTCGCGGCCCCGAAGGAAGGTTCGATCGGCCAGACCAACACAATCGGCCTCGTCGAGAGCTCCAAGAACGCCGCGGCGGCCCAGCTCTTCATCAACTATGCGCTCGGCACCGAAGCGCAGGCGGCGTTCGCCGAGAAGAGCTTCTATGGTCCGGTCAATACCAAGGTGAACCTGCCGGACGCCGTTGCTGCCCGCATCTACGGCTCGAAGGAAGCGCAGGCCGCCCAGATGTCGCTCGACTGGAATTTCGTCGCCGAGAAATACTCGGCCTGGATCCAGCGCATCAACCGCGAAGTCATCGCGCTCAATTGATCCAACTTGAGGAATCTGGCCGCCATGGCTGATCATCACGTCGTCATCGACAATCTCGTGAAGACCTATCCAGGCGCCCAGAAGCCTTCCGTGGATCACGTCAGCTTCTCGCTGCCGCGCGGCGAGATGCTGGCCCTGCTTGGCCCCTCGGGGTGTGGCAAGACAACGATCCTGCGCATGATAGCAGGCCTGATCGCCCCGACCTCAGGAGCGATCAGGCTCGAGGGCAGGGATGTGTCGTCGCTTGCCGTCTACAAGCGCAACATGGGCATGGTCTTCCAGGCCTATGCCCTGTTTCCCCATATGACAGTCGCCCAGAATGTCTCGTTCGGCCTCGAAATGCGCAAGGTCGGCCGCGCCGAACGGGAGGAGCGTGTCCGCAAGGCGCTCGATCTCGTCAAGCTCACCGGGCTTGGCGACCGCAAGGTCAGCCAGCTATCCGGCGGTCAGCAGCAGCGCGCGGCGATTGCCCGCTCGCTGGTGATCGAGCCGGAACTTTTGCTGCTCGACGAACCGCTTTCCAATCTCGATGCCAAGCTTCGCGACGAGATGCGCGATGAGATCCGCGATATCCAGGCGCGCACCGGCGTCACGGCGATCTTCGTCACCCATGACCAGGACGAGGCCTTGTCCATGGCAGACCGCCTGGCGGTGATGTCCGCCGGGCGTCTGGAACAGGTCGGCACGCCGCGCGAGATTTTCGACCGGCCTCAGACCGAGTTCGTCGCGTCCTTCATCGGTGCAGGGACCTTCTTCGAAGGCCGGGTAGCCGAACCCGGCCTTGCCGTGGTCGAAGGGCTGAAGACGCTGCGTTTCGTCGGTGAAGCGCCGGTGGGATCGACGGTCAAACTGATGATCCGGCCGCACAGGCTGGTCCTCGCCGACAGTGCCGGCCACCCGAACAGCTTTACCGGAACCGTGGAGCACATCGTCTATCGCGGCCAGATCCTGACGCTGAACATTCGATGCGGGGGCAGGCTGCTGCAGGCGGATCTTCCCACTCACGCCGGCGTGTTGCCCGAAAAAGGCGACGAGGTGACGCTCGCCGTCGCCCCACAAGACGTGACCCTGGTCGGGCAGGTGGCGCCATGAGTGCCGCCACACTTCCGGCCGCCGGGACATCACCGGCAAACGCGTCGCGCGGGATATTGCTGATGTTGCTGTTGCCGGGGCTCATCGCTCTTGCGATCACCTTCCTGCTGCCGCTGATATGGCTTTTGCGGGCCTCCTTCGCATCCTCGACGATGGGCGCGTTCAGCGGCGGAAACTGGACGGTGCAATCCTATTCGGCGGTGCTGTTCGATCCGTTTTACTGGCGGATAGCCTGGAACACGCTGGTGCTCGGCTTCAACGTGGCGATCTTTGCGGTGATCCTGTCCTATCCGATCGCGCTGTTCCTGGCGCGCACGGAAAGCCGCTTTCGCGGTGTCCTGACGGCACTTGCCGTCGCACCGCTGCTGACGTCGTCGGTCGTCAGAACCTATGGCTGGATGGTCATCCTCGGAGACCGCGGCGTGATCAACAGCACGCTCCAGTCTCTTTCGCTGACGGGCGGGGTCATCCGGCTCACCAATAACAGCTTTGGTGCCACGGTTGCGCTGATCGAAATCCTGATGCCCTATGCCATCCTTGCGATGCTCAGCGGTTTCGGGCGGCTGAACACGCAACTCGAGGAGGCCGCCGCCATGCTCGGGGCGAACCGCTTGAGGGTCTTCACGCGCATCATCCTGCCGCTCAGCGCCCCCGGCGTGCTCACTGCAGCGCTTCTGGTCTTCGTACTGGCGATTTCCTCATTCGTCACGCCGCGGCTGATGGGCGGCGGACGCGTTTTCGTGCTCGGCACCGAAGTCTTCAACGAGGCGACGGTCACGCTCAACTGGCCTTTGGCGGCAGCCCTGTCGGTCATGCTGCTGATCCTGTTCAGCAGCATTATCCTGCTTTACCAGCGCGCTTTGCGCGCATTGGAGACGTGAGGGGCCATGCAGAGCAATCCACTCCTCGGCCGGATCGCCTGGAATACGCTGATCGCGCTGCTTTACCTGTTCCTGCTGGCGCCGATCATCGTTGTCTTCATCATCTCCTTCGATACACGCCAGTATCTCGCCTTCCCGCCGGAGAGCTTCTCCTTCGGCTCCTATGTAAAGGTCTTCCAGAACGTCAAGTTCATCTCGGCCTTCTGGCGGAGCCTTGTCATCGGCGCGGTTGTCGGCCTCGTCGCGGTTTCTGCCGGAATGCTGCTGTCGTTGTCGCTGGTGCGTTACCAATTCCGTGGCAAGGCGGCGGTGAACTTCCTTATCCTCGCGCCGTTCCTGGTGCCGCATATCGTTCTTGCCGTCGGCATCATGCTGGTGATCGCGCCGCTCGGCCTGCTGGATAGCTATCCGGGCATCGTGCTTGCCCATCTCGGCATCACGATCCCCTACACCGTCAGAACGATCACCATGAGCCTGATGGCGGTGGATACCCGCGTCGAGGAAGCAGCCCTCGTCCATGGCGCATCGCCGCGTATGGTGTTCTGGCGCATCACCCTGCCGCTGGTGCGGCCCGGGCTGATCGCGGGCGGCGTGATTGCCTTCCTCATCTCCTTCGACGAAGCGACGATCTCGCTCTTTATCGTGTCGGTCAAGGCTTCGACGCTGCCGACGGAAATCTACCACTATCTCGAATATTCCACCGATCCGCAGATCGCCGCCCTCTCCGTCGTCCTGATCCTGATCTCGGTCGGGGTGGTGATGGCGGTCGAAAAGCTGATCGGCCTACGCAAGGCGCTCTGACATGCTCGTCGAGACAACTGCCGGCACCGTCGAGGGGTTCAAAGAAAACGGCTACGCCGTTTTTCTCGGGGTTCCCTATGCGGCACCGATTACTCCCGAGCGGCGTTTCGCCGCGCCGCAGCCGGCGCCGCGCTGGTCCGGGATCCGGTCCGCCAAGGCGCTCAGCGAAGTGTGTCCGCAGATCCCGACCTATGGTCCCGTGGGGAAAGCCGCTGCATCGACGCTGGAATTCGGCACCGACTTCCTGACGATCAATATCCGCACGCCGTCCGTCACCGGATCGGCACCGGTCCTGGTCTGGATTCACGGAGGCGGTTACGCGGTCGGTTCCGCCAACGAGGCGGTGCTGCAAAGTGGTGCATTCGCCGCGAGCGGCCTCGTCGAGGTGACAGTCAACTATCGGCTCGGGGCACTCGGCTTTCTGCATCTCAACGACGGCTCGCCGGACAATCGCGGTCTTCTCGATCAGATCGCGGCACTGGAATGGGTCCGCGACAACATCTCCTCCTTCGGAGGGGATCCCAAGCAGGTAACGTTTGCAGGTCGTTCGGCGGGGGGCTTCTCGATTGCGGCTGTCATGGCGATGCCGGCTGCCGACGGGCTGTTTTGCAAAGCAATGCTGCAGAGCGGCGCAAGCACTGGCGTCTCGACGATGGACGATGCCCAGAAGCTCAACAGGCGCATGCTGGACTATCTAGAGGTGACCGAAACGGAACTCGCAAACGTGCCCTTCGAGAAACTGCTCATTGCACAGCGCGACCTCTGTAATGAATCTTACGAAAAGCACGATTTCGAGCGGGACGGCTCGGCCTCGATGCTGGGCGTGCCTTTCGTTCCGGTTGTCGACGG
This genomic window from Neorhizobium galegae contains:
- a CDS encoding ABC transporter ATP-binding protein; amino-acid sequence: MADHHVVIDNLVKTYPGAQKPSVDHVSFSLPRGEMLALLGPSGCGKTTILRMIAGLIAPTSGAIRLEGRDVSSLAVYKRNMGMVFQAYALFPHMTVAQNVSFGLEMRKVGRAEREERVRKALDLVKLTGLGDRKVSQLSGGQQQRAAIARSLVIEPELLLLDEPLSNLDAKLRDEMRDEIRDIQARTGVTAIFVTHDQDEALSMADRLAVMSAGRLEQVGTPREIFDRPQTEFVASFIGAGTFFEGRVAEPGLAVVEGLKTLRFVGEAPVGSTVKLMIRPHRLVLADSAGHPNSFTGTVEHIVYRGQILTLNIRCGGRLLQADLPTHAGVLPEKGDEVTLAVAPQDVTLVGQVAP
- a CDS encoding ABC transporter permease, whose amino-acid sequence is MQSNPLLGRIAWNTLIALLYLFLLAPIIVVFIISFDTRQYLAFPPESFSFGSYVKVFQNVKFISAFWRSLVIGAVVGLVAVSAGMLLSLSLVRYQFRGKAAVNFLILAPFLVPHIVLAVGIMLVIAPLGLLDSYPGIVLAHLGITIPYTVRTITMSLMAVDTRVEEAALVHGASPRMVFWRITLPLVRPGLIAGGVIAFLISFDEATISLFIVSVKASTLPTEIYHYLEYSTDPQIAALSVVLILISVGVVMAVEKLIGLRKAL
- a CDS encoding dipeptidase, translated to MPDTENLSAKKLHEDAIIVDGLQTCQWSRSIFEEMRAGGLTAVNVSSLLWENFREGIGYVSEWKRFLRENDDILRPVRTVADIHAAKAENKTGIIIGWQNTSPLEDKLDYVEIFKDLGVGIMQLTYNTQNYSGAGYLEEVDSGLTGFGKEVLAEMNRVGVLCDLSHVGDKTTADVIAQSKSPVCISHILPRALKDVKRNKPDELFVACAQKGGIIGVSLFAPGLAAGNDATVEDYLDAMAYVIDLVGEDHVGVGTDFSLDRPRPGPWLLWANKDKGTARTLTEFGSVKISKPKGIERMTELPNLTTRMLARGWSEDLVLKLLGKNWLRVLGKAWTPAA
- a CDS encoding ABC transporter substrate-binding protein; the protein is MTTCMVNRISGNAVSRILLRAGVAVTGLLALLGVAQAQDAPTKGTVNIVGFSGVFADNYQKFIIEPFKAKHPGIDVTYQQSKNSAETLALLTLQRADPKIDIALIDVAVAIKASKDGIFAKLDPAKVKVLDEMPAWARLDGDKAVAFSQDNLAILYNTDTVKQPPTSWNDLADPKYKGKIAAKLGDTRGVILLPILDKLAGADYKQSIDPALGLLKKIAPNVSTWEPAPDCYAVIQSGEVDLSICWNGRAQYLHDTQGGKIGVAAPKEGSIGQTNTIGLVESSKNAAAAQLFINYALGTEAQAAFAEKSFYGPVNTKVNLPDAVAARIYGSKEAQAAQMSLDWNFVAEKYSAWIQRINREVIALN
- a CDS encoding ABC transporter permease, which produces MSAATLPAAGTSPANASRGILLMLLLPGLIALAITFLLPLIWLLRASFASSTMGAFSGGNWTVQSYSAVLFDPFYWRIAWNTLVLGFNVAIFAVILSYPIALFLARTESRFRGVLTALAVAPLLTSSVVRTYGWMVILGDRGVINSTLQSLSLTGGVIRLTNNSFGATVALIEILMPYAILAMLSGFGRLNTQLEEAAAMLGANRLRVFTRIILPLSAPGVLTAALLVFVLAISSFVTPRLMGGGRVFVLGTEVFNEATVTLNWPLAAALSVMLLILFSSIILLYQRALRALET
- a CDS encoding carboxylesterase/lipase family protein, which codes for MLVETTAGTVEGFKENGYAVFLGVPYAAPITPERRFAAPQPAPRWSGIRSAKALSEVCPQIPTYGPVGKAAASTLEFGTDFLTINIRTPSVTGSAPVLVWIHGGGYAVGSANEAVLQSGAFAASGLVEVTVNYRLGALGFLHLNDGSPDNRGLLDQIAALEWVRDNISSFGGDPKQVTFAGRSAGGFSIAAVMAMPAADGLFCKAMLQSGASTGVSTMDDAQKLNRRMLDYLEVTETELANVPFEKLLIAQRDLCNESYEKHDFERDGSASMLGVPFVPVVDGFSLPLHPEDAAARGKTAAVPMMIGCTTGEYVTHATAQPEMDFDLAARLLHQRVLPLGLSGVEIVGRYREALPQHTARGIWRAVGGDLVFQNPATRFARLHAAHQPVYKYLYGPVEPDELGAPHGAEVGEVWYRQGMDVSHLPARQAVKDRTFAAAVHKVWVSFIRDVRPETPAGRWPRYSRTKPQVLHMEKGIFRLPIDPFDGRTALWARPLA